CATTTtgtctttttcaatttccaGCCAAAAATAATTCGGAGTAGAAGCTGTTAGCATCGGCGAGTCAACATGTAATGAAATGGGACTTGGTCTCCCTAAAATCGAACTTATTTGGCCACtaatattttttaatgCATACCAGACCCTACAACGTCGTATTTCTTCGTCTTTTTCTTTCAGATCCCTTTTACCCATCATTCCAAACTTGCCCATAACATGTAACCCAATAGAATACGATATCGAGCAAGTGTGAAACATCATTGACCAACTTTCTTCATATCTTTGTTCAATAAAGTGCCATTCTGtacataatatatatgattGAATTGTAGTGATAGCTTCAATGATCAAACTATGCCTTatcatttcaaaattatggTGCAAAATATCAGATAAATGAAGTTTAATTTCCTCAAACTGGCTAACTTGactatcatcattatccaATAAATCGATTGCAACAAGGTCCTTAGAAGTAACCCTTTGAATCAGtaacaataaaatcatGGTGAGTAATaacaattcatcatcattctcCCATTCATTGttctttatattatcataattatttaaaaagtCAACTATTTGTTGCTTAGAGATGAACGTCTTGTAATCCGGATGAtagttgaaaaaaaaatccaCCAAATTACatattatatgaaaattcaatttgtcaTAGTTGGAAAGATCTCTAGATCCAATAATAGCATCGAGACCTACTAAATATGGCAATggtttcttcaataacgattttttaatcaaatctTGGTTACTTTCAGAAGTAGACTGTGATCGTCCCAAATCTCTTGACGTCGGGTTTTGTTGCGGAGAGTCTGTTttcttattcttatttGCATCCATTTTTTCATCGTTTGTGCTGTCCACatccattttctttataataCAACTAGATGACAAAGGTACATAATATTTAGCACCCAATTCAGTAGTTTCTCTATTTATGGGCATGGTAACCTTTTCCTCGAATGATTCCGGTAATTTATCGCTACAATCGTTAGCTTCACAGTACATACGGAATTGTGTGAGCAAATCCTGGtatttattcttcaatttaaGATGTTCATCTGCAAGGGCCGGTATTTCTGTTTTCAAAGTCTCCTGCGGTTTCCTCGATGATTGCAAGTCTGGCGGTCGACTACCCTTTAAGTCAAGATTCAAATTACTCTCGTCCTTGATTTCTGTACTGGCATCATAACCCGACGTTTCCaactcttcttcattaatcCTAATATTCCGAAATGTTGATGGAAAATTACAGAGGATCTGTCTCTTCTCGCATTGATTACATGGTTTCACTTTATTACACTTGATCTTTTTCCGGCGACATGAAATGCATGATAGAGGGAAAACTTCACTCATTATACGAGCACGAATGTACACCCTTATGTCTATACTACTGATTTTATCAACAGTTTCCCTGCAGTCCCGAAGACCCTAAACGATTAGTATCGGACTAGCTATGATTTTTGGACAATTCCTATGCATTATATACCGCCGAAAACCAGTAATTAGAATCAGATGGATGAATGCACCAAACAAGTAATTGTATTATCCTGAGTTGGCAACCGTGTGCTAATGAGCCTAAAGACTACAAGAAATATGCATGTACAAGGAGCTATGTCATAGGAAACCAGACATTCCGGAAATAGTAATCCGCAATTTACAGTTGCGAAAGTCTCTACTATCCGTGTGACCAAGACGGTTTGCACGAAGCGTTCCTATAGCCGCGTTTACTTTACTTTCTCTCTATGGGTCTAAAGCAGGCTACCGGGGGCTGCCGGAATTGATTAAGCAGAACCACAATTAAGATATACACGAAAATATCTGGTAACGTAGGTAGCCAAATGTTGTATAAGTATATATAGCAGTTTTGGGACGGCACTAATTTGCTTAGTGTTATAGACCACAATGTGATCGCAGGTGGTAGACGACTTGATATATGCATCTACGTTGACCACGTACAAAATAGTACTATCTGCGGTgctttattgaaaattcaatgtTAGTTCGATCATCATGCATAAACGGTAGACGCATGTTTCTGATCGGGGTTCTAAGgttttattgttatttgGAAATAAGCGAAGAAAGAAGTTCTAATTGGAAGTATGGAGACCAGAACGAAGGGTGTTATATAGTCCAACGTCAAAACAGCGGACTTTGTGACAAGCAAATCCGTTCTAAATTAGGTCACAAGGTCaaaaaaacaataataatattagtGTATTAACTCGCTATATACCTCtaaatattatcaagagCCTGTAATGAAATGTACATGACACTAGGGATCAAGAAGTTATCGTTTAAATTGCTGACACCTTCTAACACACCACCTAGGATACAACAGACAAATAAGTTTTCCCAGTTATGTACGTGTTGCGTTAAAATATACTTATCGACAAAGTAGAATCCAACCATggagaagaaaataaaagaagCAGTTCCTTGGACGGATTTGGAGCTTCCCTTCCACTTTAGGGTACCAAAATGTTTACCAATAACCGATGCAAACGAATCGCCAATTCCTAAGCCAATTATTCCAATAAACGATTTACACGTAAGCTCACGCTTAATACAGTAATCAAAAACGATCGGAATAGTAACACCTatgatcaagaaaatataaGATAAATTCAATGGTCCCTTCAAATCCTTAAAGTCCTGGAAAATAACTAGTTGTTCATATAACCATTCCCCCAATATGgtgaatttattatatctgACGATTTCCATGGTTATGAAAACAACGATAGATCCGAGCAAACTTATAATCGTAAAAATCGGTTGTCTTGGCAAGCTTGGATACGCAATCATTACTAAAATAACATAATGCCATACCTTTCTTCTCGAATTGAGGGAAAGTCTGTtggaattgatgaaaactGCTGGAATGGAAACTAGTAATAAAATTCCCCATGCACTTAAGATTTGGACTCTTTCTTCAGATTCGGCAATGAATTCCCACAACCAAACGATGGCATTAGAATTCGAAAGTATAGGCGCCAATAAGTAATTTGTAACAAATGTAAATAACCCAGCAAACGtaacaataatgaagactcc
This is a stretch of genomic DNA from Debaryomyces hansenii CBS767 chromosome G complete sequence. It encodes these proteins:
- a CDS encoding DEHA2G01430p (weakly similar to uniprot|P47988 Saccharomyces cerevisiae YOR337W TEA1 Mutants are defective in Ty1 Enhancer-mediated Activation) — translated: MSEVFPLSCISCRRKKIKCNKVKPCNQCEKRQILCNFPSTFRNIRINEEELETSGYDASTEIKDESNLNLDLKGSRPPDLQSSRKPQETLKTEIPALADEHLKLKNKYQDLLTQFRMYCEANDCSDKLPESFEEKVTMPINRETTELGAKYYVPLSSSCIIKKMDVDSTNDEKMDANKNKKTDSPQQNPTSRDLGRSQSTSESNQDLIKKSLLKKPLPYLVGLDAIIGSRDLSNYDKLNFHIICNLVDFFFNYHPDYKTFISKQQIVDFLNNYDNIKNNEWENDDELLLLTMILLLSIQRVTSKDLVAIDLLDNDDSQVSQFEEIKLHLSDILHHNFEMIRHSLIIEAITTIQSYILCTEWHFIEQRYEESWSMMFHTCSISYSIGLHVMGKFGMMGKRDSKEKDEEIRRCRVWYALKNISGQISSILGRPSPISLHVDSPMLTASTPNYFWSEIEKDKMLVSLKVGLSEYLKLSNTMLIENLMKDISIDELLRLDSKFKKDIHLVKVLLNDKLYDSEGLFDDSETDLMDEDSNDDRTENQWFLVNKGTLLVDLITFYINRAKLFQPFILKFQDSNNSTTVIELLQESINQFLDYLIYFVNSFLNKFNLKYEEANFRYLKIKAFRKVLKSHYPFLHSFIYQGMLVIFTVLHYKNKDFIECEDDGKNTNYSEFLNKVGQDLNTLSKLEYNFAGIKCNHNKLWSSNITDLIHLDIAHIENIRKKQITKIQIDREKFQNEVNELQNQINLGCIPESELHSFNIHYPFWLTCPDNLPYHLASPSDEDKPSSRLRNLMPEMVALSSYPDYPRQPQPFRLSQVSSNILVDDFDTQGGAPFGDSWSNSSYPSKSTSCMSQLPQESLSSAQGQQQQQSTMPDSYDLDISQQ